In one window of Thalassophryne amazonica chromosome 9, fThaAma1.1, whole genome shotgun sequence DNA:
- the LOC117517938 gene encoding LOW QUALITY PROTEIN: olfactory receptor 1D4-like (The sequence of the model RefSeq protein was modified relative to this genomic sequence to represent the inferred CDS: inserted 1 base in 1 codon), translating into IVSVLGNTAVMAVILLDRNLRTPKYVAVFNLAWTDLLGSTVQVPKVLDIFLFNHHIISYNDCMTFLFFSYTCLSMQSLNLVVLSYDRLVAITFPLHYHMKVTHRFIFSLIGFFWVFTVIVTLIAVGLLTRLSFCKSXDYSYFCDYSQMFWLACNDNTSSYHTSGSKHLTESLED; encoded by the exons attGTGTCAGTGTTGGGAAACACAGCTGTGATGGCTGTAATATTGTTGGACAGAAATCTAAGAACTCCAAAATATGTTGCAGTTTTTAATCTTGCATGGACAGACCTGCTTGGTAGCACTGTTCAGGTACCAAAGGTTCTTGACATCTTTCTGTTTAATCACCACATCATCTCCTATAATGACTGTATGACATTTCTTTTTTTCTCCTACACGTGTCTTTCTATGCAGTCTCTTAATCTGGTTGTTCTCTCCTATGACAGACTGGTAGCGATCACCTTCCCACTGCACTATCACATGAAGGTCACACACAGGTTTATATTTTCTTTGATTGGCTTTTTCTGGGTTTTCACAGTAATTGTAACCCTCATTGCAGTGGGCCTTCTCACAAGACTTTCCTTTTGTAAGT GTGATTACAGTTATTTCTGTGATTACAGCCAAATGTTTTGGCTGGCCTGTAACGACAACACCTCCAGCTAT CACACTTCTGGATCCAAACACCTGACAGAATCTCTGGAAGACTGA